In the genome of Pseudomonas sp. Teo4, the window AGCCTTCTGCACAGTAAACAGCACGCCTTTCACATTGCGGTCGAAAGTATCGTCGTAGTGCGCCTCGGTGATCTCACCCAAAGGCAGCATGGAGCCTCCGCCGGCGTTGGCGAACAGCACGTCGAGCCGCCCATGGTTCTGATTGATGCGAGCGTACAAAGCATCGAGCTGTTCGAGTTTCGTGGAGTCGACGGCAATACCGGTGGCGTTGCCCACCAGCTCCACCGCCTTGTCCAATTCAGCCTGGCGGCGGCCGGTGATGTAAACGTGGGCGCCCTCTTCAGCAAAGCGTTTAGCTGTCGCCAGGCCGATGCCAGTGGTGCCACCAGTGACCAGTGCGATTTTGCCTTCAAGTTTCTTGCTCATGATGTTTCTCCCGTCGGGGTTGCGATTTGGTGTGGGAGAAGCGTATCGACTGCCGCTGACTTTCAAAATAGAATCATTTGAAAGCCATCATTGCAGAAATGAAATGCCAAGAATTCCAGATTTTGAAGGCCTGGCGATGTTCGCCAAAGTGGCTGAAGAGGGCTCTTATGCGGCTGCCGCCAGGGCCATGGGCGTGTCGGTGCCCACCGTGTCACGAGCGGTGGCGCGCCTGGAGGAACGTCTGGGTGGTCGCTTGTTCAACCGTACATCACGCCAACTCTCAATGACCGAGTTTGGTCAGCGAATGGTTGATCAGGCCAGTGCGCTGTATCGCCAGGCCGAAGAAATGGAAAGCGAAGCCCAAGAACTGTCGGTACAGCCGCGAGGGTTGGTGCGGCTGGCTGTGCCCATGTCGTTCGGCTTGCGCTGGGTTGCACCGTTACTCCCTGATTTGCTGGCGCGCTACCCAGGATTGGAGCTCGACCTGCACCTGTCGGATTCAACCGTCGACCTGATCGCCGATGGCTTTGATGCGGCATTGCGCATCGCTGCCCTCCCCGATTCTTCGCTGGTGGCTCGGCGGATTTGTTCGGTCACTCAGTACCTGGTGGCCGCCCCATCGTATCTGGCCCAGCATGGTCATCCAGCCCATCCACGTGAATTGCTCGCTCATGGGTGCATGAGCTACGCCTATCGAGCGCGCAGTCAGGTATGGCGCTTCACCCACGGTGATGGCAGTGAGCAGGATGTAACACCGCGCGGCCCGCTACGTGTCACCAACGCTGATGCCTTGATCGCGCCGTTGCTGGCCGGGGTGGCGATCGCTGAGCTTCCGGAGTTCATCGCCGCCGAATATCTGGCCGATGGACGATTGGAGCACATCCTGCCTGAGTGGCAAATGACGCAAGGCGGTCTGTATTTCTTGACCCCATCAGCGCGCGCACGACCAAGAAAGGTTCAAGCCCTTTCTGACTTCTTTGCTGAACGCCTTTCAAACCCAGGCTGGCGGGAGTAAGCCCTAAACTGGTGCTTGAAGAGCCCCACGCCCCCTCACTAACGTGCTAAGCACTTGGTAATAGAACGAATTTTAGCGACGCAACAGTGCTATCGAACGACGTGCACACCGCAAAATATTGCCTATCGTAAACAGTCTCCACCGGACGAGGAGCGCTTTGCCATGGACATCGATAACCTGTTTGCGCAGCTGCACAGTCTACCCAGCATTCCCCAAGTTGCCCTGGAACTGCTCCAGCAGTTCGACAACCCTCACGAAAGCCTGGAAAAGGTGGCGCGCAGCATCGAGCGCGACCCGGTGATCGCCGCCAAGGTGCTACGCCTGGCAAACTCGGCGCGCTTCAAGGGTGCGCGCGAATCGGCCAGCATCGAAGACGCCGCCATGCGCTTGGGCTTGAACGTGCTGCGCACCCTGGTGCTGGCCTCGGCCGTGACCGGGGCGTTCAAGTCGGCGCCGGGCTTCGACCTCAAGGTGTTCTGGGGTCGCAGCTTTCAGGTTGCCAGCATCAGCCGCCTGCTGGCCCGTCAGTGCGGGCTCGACGGTGAAGTGGCGTTCACCTGCGGGGTCATGCACAACATCGGCGAGTTGTTGATCCAGACCGGCGCCCCGGACTACGCCGCGCGCATCAAGGGTGCCAGCGGCACTGCCAGCCGTGCTGCCAGCGAAACCCAGCAACTGGGGTTTGGCTACCCGGAAGTCGGCGCGGAACTGGGCAAGCGCTGGAACCTGCCGTTGACCATCCAGTCGGCCATCCGCTACCAGGCCCACCCGCACCAAGCCCCTGCTGGCCAGCCCTATGCGCGGATCATCGCCCAAGCCATGGAAATCTGCGATGCGCTGGAGCAACACGGCGGGCCAAATGCCGAGGCGCACAGTTCCCTGGGTGGCCCTCTGTTCGAGGGCGTCGACCTCGACGCGTTGTTCGACAAGCTGCCCCAGGTGCTGGAACAGGACAAGGCCTTCGCCGACTTCCTGGCCTGAACGTCCTGGGTGCTGCACACCTGGCTGGCCCCATGCCGGATGTCCGATCGCTACACCATCGGTCACCTGCGGCATGAAAATACATCGACGGTGTTAACAGCTACGGGCGTGGCCCCACACCACGCCCAACACCCCAGAACCAGGAGGGACCAGTACCATGACCGCCGTTAAGCTACACCCAGCGATCGACCGAGGTATTCAGGCGGAGCAACCTGGCTTCAGCGGAGGCACTCTGCAGTGCCTGTGCCCGACCGACAAGGTTGAAGTCGCCATCAACGCGCAAACGCTGCACAACCATGCCTGTGGCTGCACCAAGTGCTGGAAGCCTGCAGGCGCGACCTTCTCGGTAGTGGCAGTGGTCCCACGCGACAAAGTCAGCGTGCTGGCCCATGGCGAGAAGCTCCAGGTGGTGGACCCCAATGCAGTGATCCAGCGCCACGCTTGCCGTGACTGTGGTGCACACCTGTTCGGCCGCATCGAGAACACCGGCCACGCCTTCTACGGCCTTGACTTCGTGCATACCGAGCTGTCGCCGCAAACCGGCTGGTCTGCGCCCGCCTTTGCCGCGTTCGTGTCCTCGGTGATCGAAAGCGGCACGCCGCCGACACAGATGGCAGCGATTCGCGGACGCCTGCGCGAACTGGGCCTGGAGCCCTATGATTGCCTGTCGCCCCCACTCATGGATGCACTGGCCGCTCATGCCGCCAAACAAAAAGGCACCTTCCGCGAAGCCTGACGCCCTGCCCTGGCGTCGATGCGACCACCCGCCTCGACGCCAGCCATGGTGCTATCGCTGCTCCCGAACGAACTCGATGAATGCCTTCAATGCAGCAGGTACCTGACGCCGGCTTGGGTAGTACAAGTGCAGTCCCGGATAGTAATGACACCAATCATCGAGCACCTTGCGCAGCTGGCCGCGTTCCAGGTGGTCCTTGACCATGTCTTCGAACACATAGGCCAGGCCAAGGCCGTGCAAGGCAGGCTCCAGCATCAGGCTGACATCGCCGAGCACCAGAGGCCCCTGCACATCGACGTCCAACCGAACGCCGCCACGCTCGAACTCCCACCGATAAAGTGCGCCACCGGCAAAGCGATGACCGATACAAGGTAACTGCTTCAAGTCCTGTGGATGCTGCGGTACGCCATGCCGATCGAAGAACTCGGGTGACCCCACCACGACCGATCGCAGGTAAGGGCCAATGGGCAGTGAGACCATGTCGGCCTGCAGCCGCTCCCCCAGGCGCACGCCTGCATCGAACCCGGTACCCACCATGTCCACCAGCGCATCGTCACTGACGATTTCCAGGCGCACGTCCGGGTAGGCCACCAGAAAACGATTGGCCAGTGGTAACAGCGCAAGCTCAACCGCCGCCCGCCCAGCCGTTATGCGCAGGTTACCCGACGGCTTGTCGCGAAAACTGTTGAGGTCTTCCAGTGCGTCGGCTATGTCACGAAACGCAGGCTCAAGCCGCTGGTAAAGGCGCTCCCCGGCCTCGGTAAGCGCCACGCTGCGTGTGGTGCGGTTGAACAGGCGCACATCCAGTCGGGTTTCCAGGGTTCGCAGGGCATGGCTCAAGGCCGAAGGCGTCAGGCCCAGTTCGACCGCCGCACGGCTGAAGTTCAGGTGGCGGGCGATGCACAGGAAAAGCGACAGGTCGGCAGTGCTGGTCGGCTTCATTGCTGAAATTCACTCAAAGGCCCATGTCATATTCTTGGGATTATCACAGGAATGCACAGATCTTAAAGTTTGCTCACCCCATCGAAAAGGCCCGCATGGTGCAGGCCCGATACAGGAGGAGTTGACATGCGTACCTGGCTCATTACTGGCGCTTCCCGTGGTTTCGGCACCCTCATCGCCCAACAGGCCCTGGCCGCTGGCGACGCGGTCATCGCCACCGCGCGCAATCCGCAAGACATTGAAACTCGCCTCGGCCAACACCCCAACCTGCTCGCCGTGCGCCTGGATGTCACCCGCGAAGACGAAGCCCATGCGGCGGTCAGTGCCGGCATCAAACGCTTCGGTCGCATCGACGTGCTGGTCAACAATGCAGGGTTTGGCGTGCTGGGCGCTGTCGAGGAAACCAGCGCCAGCGAGACCGAGCGCCTGTTCGCCACCAACGTGTTCGGCGTGCTCAACGTGACACGTGCGGTATTGCCCCATATGCGTCGCCAGCGCAGCGGGCATGTGATCAACATCTCGTCGCTCGGTGGCTACCAGGCTTACATGGGCTGGGGGGTATATGGCTCGACCAAGTTCGCCGTCGAAGGCATCAGTGAAGCGATGCATCAGGAACTGGCCCCGCTGGGGATCAAGGTTACCGTGGTCGAGCCGGGCTTTTTCCGGACCGACTTCCTGGATGACCAATCGCTGGTGAAGACCGCTCTGGAGCTTGCGGACTACGACGCCACCGTCGGCGCCATGCGCAACCATGCCGAGGCTGCCAACCATGCTCAGCCCGGTAACCCCGAGAAGTTGGCAGAGGCCTTGCTGACCTTGGTCAATGCATCCAATCCCCCCCTGCGCCTGGCCCTGGGCAGCGACGCGGTCGCGCGTATCGAAGCCAAGCACCGTGTGGTCGAGCAAGAGTTGGCGCAATGGCGGGCGCTGTCCCTCTCCACCGACTTCGCTGCGTAATCGTTGCAGGCCCACACAATCTGAACCGGGACACCGGTTCAGATTGTGTGCTTACCGGGGTCGCCGACGAGCGGGCTGGAACACGACATCCTAGTAACTTGCATAATGAAAGTTACAGTGGAATAGTATCTCCATCCAGACACCGCACCCCAAGGCCGCCGTCATGAAAAAAGCCAGCTTTCAACCCATGCCCTGCCCTGTGGCACGGGCGCTTGAGCAGATCGGTGATGGCTGGAGCCTGTTGATTCTGCGCGACGCGTTCTACGGCCTGCGCCGTTTCGACGAGTTCCAGCACAGCCTGGGTATCGCCACCAACACCCTCACACGCCGGCTCAACGATCTGGTCACGGCAGGCTTGCTCGAACGCTGCCCCTACCAGACCAACCCTCCCCGTTTCGAGTACCTGCTCACCGACGCCGGTCGCGACCTGCGCCCGGTGATCCTGACCTTGATGGCCTGGGGGGCCAAGCATGCTGCCGGCTCGGAGAAGGTCTATCTCGCCGATGAGCACACCGGCTTGCCCGTCGCACTAACGCTGATGGACGCCAATACCGGCAAACCCATCACCGTTGAAGACCATCGAGTACGCATCAAACCCGATGCCGACCCACTGACCCACTGGCGCGCCGAAACCGGCAAGGCCCACCGCCAGGGCAGCACTTCGGCAAGCCCCCTCCCCACCCTGACCTCATCCGAGGGCTGACCATCATGAACGCTCGCGTCGACATGCCGCCCGGCCCGGTCGAAAGCACCGACACCGTCGCCAAAAGAACCCTGGGTAGAAAGACAGCCCTGCGCATGGCCGCATTGCTGCTCGCGGTGATGGGCGGTGCGGCCTATGCCAGTCATTGGTGGGCCAGCGGGCGCTTCATCGAAGACACCGAAGATGCCTACGTAGGTGCGGACGTAACGGTGATCAGTGCCAAGGTTCCCGGCTACATCACCGAGGTCGCTGTCGCCGACAACCAGTTCGTCAACGCCGGCGATCTCCTGGCCCGCATCGATGCCCGTGACTACAAGGCAGCACTGGCAAAAGCCGATGGCGCCGTCGCGGCGCAGCGCGCCCGTCTTGCCAATCTGGACGCGGTCGAACAGCTTCAGCATGCGGTCATCAGCCAGGCCAAAGCACAGATCGATGCACGCAGTGCCGAGGCACAACGCGCCTTGAACGACAAAGTCCGCTACCAGAACCTGGTAAACAGCCAGGCGGTTTCGGTGCAAAGCGCGCAACGCGTCGAGGCGGACTGGAAAACCGCGCAAGCTGATCGTGTGCATGCCCAAGCGGGCTTGCAGGCCGCGCATCAACAGCTGGCGGTGATCGACACGCAACGCGAGCAAGCCCGGGCGGCATTGGCCCAGGCAGAAGCGGACAGGGAACAGGCCCAACTCAATATCGGCTACACCGAACTGCGCGCGCCGGTGGACGGCTACGTCGGCAACCGCAGGGCCAAGGTCGGCGCCTACGCCGCAGCCGGCAGCCAGTTGATCTCGGTAGTGCCCGCCCATGGGTTGTGGGTGGATGCCAACTTCAAGGAAGACCAGCTTGCACGCATGCAAGTGGGTCAGGCCGTCAGCGTGTCTGCGGACATTCTGCCCGGTCGCACCTTCCACGGCCGTGTCGAGAGCATCGCCCCCGCCACCGGCGCACAGTTCAGCGTACTGCCGCCGGAAAACGCCACGGGCAACTTCACCAAGATCGTCCAGCGTGTACCGGTGCGGGTTCGCCTCGAAGGCAGCGATGCCGACTTCGGCGCGTTGCGCCCAGGGCTTTCGGTGATCGCCGAAATCGACACCAAAGCGCAACCACAAGCAAACGTTGCAGCGGCAGGCCGGCCGTGAACAGCGAACTGCCGGTGTTGACCCCTGCCCAGAAGGTGGCCGCCTTCGCCACCATGTGTGTCGGAATGTTCATTGCCCTGATCGACATCCAGATCGTTTCGGCTTCGCTCAAGGACATCGGCGGCGGGCTATCTGCCGGCGTGGATGAAACCGCCTGGGTACAAACGGCCTATCTGATCGCCGAAATCATCGTGATTCCCCTGTCCGGCTGGCTGTCGCGGGTGATGAGCACGCGCTGGTTGTTCGCCGCCTCGGCTGCAGGCTTCACCCTGACCAGCCTGCTGTGCGCGATGGCCTGGAACATCCAGAGCATGATCGCCTTTCGTGCGCTGCAAGGGTTTCTGGGCGGGTCGATGATCCCGCTGGTGTTCACCACGGCGTTCATCTACTTCACCGGCAAGCAGCGTGTGATCGCCGCTTCGGTGATTGGCGCCATCGCCTCGCTTGCACCGACCCTGGGCCCTGCCGTGGGCGGCTGGATCACCGACGTTTCGTCCTGGCACTGGTTGTTCTACATCAACCTGGTGCCCGGCATTTTCGTCACCTTTGCCGTGCCGATGCTGGTCAAGGTCGATCACCCCAACTTCAGTTTGCTCAAGGGCGCCGACTACCTGGGCATGGCGCTGATGGCCGCCTTTCTGGGTTGCCTGGAATACACCCTGGAAGAAGGCCCACGCTGGAACTGGTTCAGCGATGCCACGATTACCACCACCGCCTGGGTGGCGGGCTTGTGCGGCGTACTGTTCATCTGGCGCAGCCTGAAAATCGCCGAGCCGGTCGTCGACCTGCGTGCCCTTCGCGACCGCAATTTCGCGTTGGGCTGCCTGTTCTCCTTCATCACCGGGATCGGCATCTTCGCCACCATTTACCTCACACCGCTGTTCCTGGGCCGTGTACGCGGCTATGGCGCACTGGACATTGGCCTTGCCGTGTTTTCCACCGGTGTGTTCCAGCTCCTGGCTATCCCGGTGTACGCCTTTCTTGCCAACCGTGTGGACCTGCGCTGGATCCTGATGCTGGGCCTGGCGCTGTTCGGCGTGTCGATGTGGGACTTCTCGCCCATTACCCATGACTGGGGTGCCAAGGAGCTGCTGCTACCGCAAGCCATTCGTGGCTTTGCCCAACAGATGGCCGTTCCGCCAACCGTGACACTCACCCTGGGCGCGCTCGCGCCAGCACGGCTTAAACTCGCCTCGGGCCTGTTCAACCTGATGCGCAACCTGGGCGGCGCACTCGGGATCGCCGCCTGCGCCACGATCCTCAACGACCGCACCAACCTGCACTTTCAGCGCCTGGCCGAGCACCTGAACACGCGCAACGAAACCATGAACACCTGGCTCGAGCAATGGAGCAGCAACGCCCAGGCGCTGGGCCAGAACAGCCTGGACGCCGAACACACCGCGCTACACCAACTCTGGGCATTGACTTGGCGAGAAGCGCAAACCATGACCTACGCCGACGCGTTCCTGGTGATCATGGTGTGCTTCATAGTCGCAACGGTGCTGGTGCCTTTGATGCGCAAGGTCCAGCCGCCACCGCAACCTTCCGCCGACGCCCATTGATACGTTCTCTCACTCGAGCGTGCGCTGGCCATGCAGGCTGGCATTGGCAGTAGCCGGCCGGCTGTTGACCATGCAGTACAACGCACCGGCCAGCACCAGGCCCATCGCCCAGCTGATATCGGCACCCAACCAGTTGGCAACGAACCCTGTGTAGAACGAAAGCTTCATGAACGGAATCGTACCGATGATGGAAACGGCATAGACTGCCAGGGTCCGCCGGTTGAACCGCCCATAGCGCCCTTTGGGGTCGTACAAGTCACCCACCACATAATGGCCGCGGCACACCCAATAGTAATCCACCAGGTTGATCGCGCTCCAGGGAATCAGCAGGTACAACTGACCGATCAGAATGTCGGCGAAGAACGTGTCGAAGTGGTACTGGGTGGCAATCGCGATCAGTGTTGCTGCAACGCTCAATATCGCCATCACCAAGGCCTTGGCCGATGCGGTGACCTGTTTGAGCTCACCGAACGCACCGAAGATGGTCACCGTGGACATGTAGGCGCTATACAGGCAAAGCACGTTGTACTGAATCACGCCCAGCGCGATCACTGCCAGCGCCAGCGGTGCCCAAGGGCCGAACAACGTCGCAATGGCGGTTGCCGGGTCGTGGCCCAGCGCGGTAGGAATCGCCACGGCGAGCAAAGCACCGAGCGCCATCATGGCGAATGAACCCAATGCGCAACCGCAGTACGTCGTCCAGAAGGTGTCGCGGGTGCGCACGTTGGCCGGAAGGTAACGCGAGTAATCGGCCACGTAAGGGCCGTAACCAAGCGTCCAGGAAGCTGCCTGGGCGATGACCAGGTTGAATGCCGCAAAGGTGAAGCCTGTGCTTGGCGCCGTCGCCGAAGCGGCATCCGCCGGGTGCAGCAGGATCAGCACCATGGCAGCGGCAAACACCAGCGTCGACAGCACGCTCATCCACGCACCCAACCGATGGATCAGTTCATAGCCCACGAAACCGATGACGAAGGTCAGTACCCCGACCAGGACAATGGCCTGGTTGTCGCTCATCGGTATCAGCGCCTTCAGGGCATCGCGCATGAGCACGCCACTGGCGGCCAGAAACAGCACCGCCGCAACGACCATCACCAGCAAGGGAATGGCCGCGCCAAAAACCCCGAACTGCGCCCGGCTCTGGATCATTTGCGGAATGCCCAGGTGCGGCCCCTGGGCCGAATGCGCGGCCATGAACACGGTGCCGATCAGGTTGCCGATCAACAAGCCCAGCAATGTCCAGCCGAAACTCAACCCCGAGGCAATACCCAGGGTGCCGACCATCAAGGCAGTGACCTGGAAATTGGAACTGAACCAGATAGTGAACAAACGCCGGGGGGTGCCGTAACGCTCGTTATGGGGGACAAACTCGATACTGCGCTTTTCCAGCTTCACGACCGCCTCCTGATTCATTTTGGTGATTATCAGTTGGCTTCCGATAGCTTTTCGGCCTGTTAACGAACGTCTCATAGCTAGTAGCGCCATGCACCGACGCAATGACCAACGGCTACTACGCCTTGGCGCCGATCCTCGACGGTTTGGCCGCGGATTGTCTAAGATGCAACCTTTACCGTTTCAGCATGTTTCAATAAGGAACCCGATGTCTGTTCACCAAGCGCCACCGCTAACACCCAGCAAATCCACGGCTGCCAAGATGGAAGCCGCTCTGGCACTGGGGAGTTTCGCCATTGGCACCGGCGAGTTCGCCATCATGGGGCTGATGCCCGATATCGCCAGCAACCTGCAGTTGAGCGAACCCCAGGTGGGCCACGCCATCAGCGCTTACGCCCTTGGCGTGATGGTCGGTGCACCGACATTGGCCATTCTGGGTGCCAAGCTGCTGCGCAAGCACATGCTGCTGTGGCTGATGGTGCTCTATGCCATCGGCAACCTGGCCACGGCATTTGCCCCATCGTTCTCCAGCCTGGTCGCCTTCCGTTTCATCAGCGGCCTTCCCCATGGCGCGTATTTCGGTATTGCGGCGGTAGTGGTTTCCAGCATGGTGCCGACCGACCAGCGTGCCAGTGCGGTGGCGCGGGTCATGATGGGGCTTACCTTGGCCATGTTGCTGGGCAACCCCGTCGCCACATTCCTCGGGCAATTCTTCGGCTGGCGCTCTGCTTTTGTGCTGGTCGGGCTGATCGCCCTGTGCACCATCGCCATGGTCTGGCGCTTCGTGCCCCAACGTCATGATGAGGTACGCAGCGACCCACGCAAGGAACTGCAGGCCTTCCGACTGCCTCAGGTATGGATGGCACTGGCCATCGCCTCGATCGGCTTTGCCGGCATGTTCTGTGTGTTCAGCTACCTGGCACCGACCATGCTGGAAGTTACCCGCGTGGCGCCGCAGTGGATTCCGTTTGGCCTGGCTGCATTCGGCCTTGGCGGCATCATCGGCAACATCGCTGGCGGCAAACTGTTCGACCGTTTGCAGTTCCGCGCCGTGGGGCTGGTGCTGGTGTGGTCGATGGCGGTGCTGGTGTTCTTCTCGTTCGCCGCAAGCTCGCTGTGGTCGTTGCTGCTGGGCATCGGCCTGGTCGGCACCATGATCGCATTGGCCGCGCCGCTGCAGATCCGCCTGATGGATATCGCCCACGAAGCGCCAAGCCTGGCGGCGGCGTCGAACCATGCAGCCTTCAACCTGGCCAACGCCCTCGGCCCCTGGTTTGGCGGTATGGCGATCACGGCGGGGCTGGGCTGGACGAGCACGGGCTATATCGGTGCGGCTGCTGCACTGGCTGGCTTGGTGATCTACCTCTGTGCGCGTCGCATGAAAGGCGGGCACTGAAAGGGAGTACAGATGGCCGTGGGGTTTCCCACGGCCTTTTAGGTATACTCCGGCGCCCTAGAGTCAACGTACCTTGCGCCATGAAAAAACTGTTGTACGTCATAACCTTAGCCTTCTCGGCCATCCCCAGCGCCTTCGCCACTCCCCCGGCGACTTTCACCGAAGCCAAAGTCGTCGCCAAGCAGAAGGTCTACCTTGACCAGGCCAGCAGCGCCATGGGTGATCTCTACTGTGGCTGCAAATGGACCTGGGTCGGCAAGTCCGGCGGTCGCATCGACGCCGCCTCCTGCGGTTACGAAACCCGCAAGCAGCAAAACCGCGCCGAGCGCACCGAGTGGGAACACATCGTCCCGGCCTATACATTCGGCCATCAGCGCCAGTGCTGGCAAAACGGCGGGCGTGAACAGTGCGTGGACACCGACCCGATCTTCCGCGCAATGGAGGCCGACCTGTTCAACCTCTACCCGGCGGTGGGCGAAGTTAACGGCGACCGCAGCAACTTCAACTACGGCATGGCTTCGGGGGTCGCCCCGCAGTATGGCCAGTGCACCACCAAGGTCGACTTCCAGCAAAAGTCCGCCGAGCCCCGCGACGAGGTCAAAGGCCTGGTTGCCCGCACCACCTTCTACATGTTCGATCGCTACAAGCTGAACATGTCGCGTCAGCAGCAACAGCTGCTCATGGCCTGGGACAAACAGCACCCGGTGTCTGCCTGGGAAAAAGAGCGCAACGCCCGCATCGCACGGATCATGGGGCACGCCAATCCCTTCGTGACGGGCGAGCGGACATGGTCGCTGGGCTACAAGCCGCTCGGTGATGGTGTGGTCGCGTCAGGTGCCCCGAAAGCCGCCCCCGCCAAGGCCGCCGAGCGCACGGTTGCCAGCGCCGCAACTGCCGGCGCGATCCTTGGCAACCGCAACAGCCATGTGTATCACCTCGCCGCTGGTTGCCCTGGCTACGCTCAGGTCTCGCAGAAAAACCAGGTGTCGTTCGAGTCCGAAGCCCAGGCACAAGCTGCCGGGTATCGCAAAGCGGGCAACTGCAAGTAACCGCAAACACCTTGAGGCCGTGCGCAGGCATTGCCTCAAGGTGCTTTATGCCAACTGCAACAATGCCTCTTCCACCGCGGCCACCGTCTGGTTGCCTGCTGCGCCCGACAGCCGCCATGCCGCGATGGTCACCCCCAACGGCACCACCTGGCCGAGTGGCGCCACCAGTTCACCGCGATCGAGAAAAGGCTGAACAAGGCTCCTGCGCCCGATCAGCACACCCGCCCCCAGCAAGGCCTGCTGCACCGCAATCGAATACAGTGAAAACCCCGGGCCCTGGGCCACGAACTGCTGCTCGGGCATGACCGCGCCCGACCACACATCCCAGTCGC includes:
- a CDS encoding LysR family transcriptional regulator, which gives rise to MPRIPDFEGLAMFAKVAEEGSYAAAARAMGVSVPTVSRAVARLEERLGGRLFNRTSRQLSMTEFGQRMVDQASALYRQAEEMESEAQELSVQPRGLVRLAVPMSFGLRWVAPLLPDLLARYPGLELDLHLSDSTVDLIADGFDAALRIAALPDSSLVARRICSVTQYLVAAPSYLAQHGHPAHPRELLAHGCMSYAYRARSQVWRFTHGDGSEQDVTPRGPLRVTNADALIAPLLAGVAIAELPEFIAAEYLADGRLEHILPEWQMTQGGLYFLTPSARARPRKVQALSDFFAERLSNPGWRE
- a CDS encoding HDOD domain-containing protein; this encodes MDIDNLFAQLHSLPSIPQVALELLQQFDNPHESLEKVARSIERDPVIAAKVLRLANSARFKGARESASIEDAAMRLGLNVLRTLVLASAVTGAFKSAPGFDLKVFWGRSFQVASISRLLARQCGLDGEVAFTCGVMHNIGELLIQTGAPDYAARIKGASGTASRAASETQQLGFGYPEVGAELGKRWNLPLTIQSAIRYQAHPHQAPAGQPYARIIAQAMEICDALEQHGGPNAEAHSSLGGPLFEGVDLDALFDKLPQVLEQDKAFADFLA
- the gfa gene encoding S-(hydroxymethyl)glutathione synthase, with amino-acid sequence MTAVKLHPAIDRGIQAEQPGFSGGTLQCLCPTDKVEVAINAQTLHNHACGCTKCWKPAGATFSVVAVVPRDKVSVLAHGEKLQVVDPNAVIQRHACRDCGAHLFGRIENTGHAFYGLDFVHTELSPQTGWSAPAFAAFVSSVIESGTPPTQMAAIRGRLRELGLEPYDCLSPPLMDALAAHAAKQKGTFREA
- a CDS encoding LysR family transcriptional regulator, with translation MKPTSTADLSLFLCIARHLNFSRAAVELGLTPSALSHALRTLETRLDVRLFNRTTRSVALTEAGERLYQRLEPAFRDIADALEDLNSFRDKPSGNLRITAGRAAVELALLPLANRFLVAYPDVRLEIVSDDALVDMVGTGFDAGVRLGERLQADMVSLPIGPYLRSVVVGSPEFFDRHGVPQHPQDLKQLPCIGHRFAGGALYRWEFERGGVRLDVDVQGPLVLGDVSLMLEPALHGLGLAYVFEDMVKDHLERGQLRKVLDDWCHYYPGLHLYYPSRRQVPAALKAFIEFVREQR
- a CDS encoding oxidoreductase, whose product is MRTWLITGASRGFGTLIAQQALAAGDAVIATARNPQDIETRLGQHPNLLAVRLDVTREDEAHAAVSAGIKRFGRIDVLVNNAGFGVLGAVEETSASETERLFATNVFGVLNVTRAVLPHMRRQRSGHVINISSLGGYQAYMGWGVYGSTKFAVEGISEAMHQELAPLGIKVTVVEPGFFRTDFLDDQSLVKTALELADYDATVGAMRNHAEAANHAQPGNPEKLAEALLTLVNASNPPLRLALGSDAVARIEAKHRVVEQELAQWRALSLSTDFAA
- a CDS encoding helix-turn-helix domain-containing protein, whose translation is MKKASFQPMPCPVARALEQIGDGWSLLILRDAFYGLRRFDEFQHSLGIATNTLTRRLNDLVTAGLLERCPYQTNPPRFEYLLTDAGRDLRPVILTLMAWGAKHAAGSEKVYLADEHTGLPVALTLMDANTGKPITVEDHRVRIKPDADPLTHWRAETGKAHRQGSTSASPLPTLTSSEG
- a CDS encoding HlyD family secretion protein yields the protein MAALLLAVMGGAAYASHWWASGRFIEDTEDAYVGADVTVISAKVPGYITEVAVADNQFVNAGDLLARIDARDYKAALAKADGAVAAQRARLANLDAVEQLQHAVISQAKAQIDARSAEAQRALNDKVRYQNLVNSQAVSVQSAQRVEADWKTAQADRVHAQAGLQAAHQQLAVIDTQREQARAALAQAEADREQAQLNIGYTELRAPVDGYVGNRRAKVGAYAAAGSQLISVVPAHGLWVDANFKEDQLARMQVGQAVSVSADILPGRTFHGRVESIAPATGAQFSVLPPENATGNFTKIVQRVPVRVRLEGSDADFGALRPGLSVIAEIDTKAQPQANVAAAGRP
- a CDS encoding DHA2 family efflux MFS transporter permease subunit; its protein translation is MCVGMFIALIDIQIVSASLKDIGGGLSAGVDETAWVQTAYLIAEIIVIPLSGWLSRVMSTRWLFAASAAGFTLTSLLCAMAWNIQSMIAFRALQGFLGGSMIPLVFTTAFIYFTGKQRVIAASVIGAIASLAPTLGPAVGGWITDVSSWHWLFYINLVPGIFVTFAVPMLVKVDHPNFSLLKGADYLGMALMAAFLGCLEYTLEEGPRWNWFSDATITTTAWVAGLCGVLFIWRSLKIAEPVVDLRALRDRNFALGCLFSFITGIGIFATIYLTPLFLGRVRGYGALDIGLAVFSTGVFQLLAIPVYAFLANRVDLRWILMLGLALFGVSMWDFSPITHDWGAKELLLPQAIRGFAQQMAVPPTVTLTLGALAPARLKLASGLFNLMRNLGGALGIAACATILNDRTNLHFQRLAEHLNTRNETMNTWLEQWSSNAQALGQNSLDAEHTALHQLWALTWREAQTMTYADAFLVIMVCFIVATVLVPLMRKVQPPPQPSADAH
- a CDS encoding purine-cytosine permease family protein; protein product: MKLEKRSIEFVPHNERYGTPRRLFTIWFSSNFQVTALMVGTLGIASGLSFGWTLLGLLIGNLIGTVFMAAHSAQGPHLGIPQMIQSRAQFGVFGAAIPLLVMVVAAVLFLAASGVLMRDALKALIPMSDNQAIVLVGVLTFVIGFVGYELIHRLGAWMSVLSTLVFAAAMVLILLHPADAASATAPSTGFTFAAFNLVIAQAASWTLGYGPYVADYSRYLPANVRTRDTFWTTYCGCALGSFAMMALGALLAVAIPTALGHDPATAIATLFGPWAPLALAVIALGVIQYNVLCLYSAYMSTVTIFGAFGELKQVTASAKALVMAILSVAATLIAIATQYHFDTFFADILIGQLYLLIPWSAINLVDYYWVCRGHYVVGDLYDPKGRYGRFNRRTLAVYAVSIIGTIPFMKLSFYTGFVANWLGADISWAMGLVLAGALYCMVNSRPATANASLHGQRTLE